A single region of the Nocardioides aquaticus genome encodes:
- a CDS encoding WhiB family transcriptional regulator, with protein sequence MTTSTLEPTLGMLHESADQAERETLPCRVYDPELWFAESPSDVEDAKALCQDCPVRRLCLDGALDRGEPWGVWGGELFLQGAVIPRKRPRGRPRKDAVA encoded by the coding sequence ATGACCACCAGCACCCTCGAACCCACCCTGGGCATGCTCCACGAGAGCGCCGACCAGGCGGAGCGAGAGACGCTGCCGTGCCGGGTCTACGACCCGGAGCTGTGGTTCGCCGAGTCGCCCAGCGACGTCGAGGACGCCAAGGCGCTGTGCCAGGACTGCCCGGTCCGCCGCCTGTGCCTCGACGGCGCGCTCGACCGGGGCGAGCCGTGGGGCGTCTGGGGAGGCGAGCTGTTCCTGCAGGGAGCAGTGATCCCCCGCAAGCGCCCCCGCGGCCGTCCTCGCAAGGACGCGGTCGCCTGA